The Solanum lycopersicum chromosome 2, SLM_r2.1 DNA window GCTCTCGATCACTGAATTCCAACCGCAGTGACTTAGAAAACCTTGAACGCTCCCGTGGCTCAGGATTTCTCTTTGATTAACCCACTCTGTTACCACCAGTCCCCTGTTTTTCACTCTGTTTTCAAACCCGTCTTCGACATCATCTACACTTCTCCTCACTACCCACAAAAAGTTCACTTCAGATTTCTCCAACCCAATTTTGATTTCCTTGAATTGTTCAGGAGATAACTCTGCTTGGGTCCCGAATGCCACGTATAAAACTTGCTTCCCCTGTTCTAGCATTCTGTCAAGCCATTTGATGTACGAAGGTTTCTCTGAGACTCTTGCCGGCTCGTGAAACGCACATAAAGGTCCAATGCACCATGATTTAGGACTAGAGATACGGTTACAACACTCTACATAAACAGATTCGAGCTCGTAAAAGCTGTTCACAAGTAGACCATAGCTTTTAGAGGTCGCCATGGATTGCTCCTTGACAAGATCGAAAAGGGGGCCTTTGGGTTCTCGGTCTCTGAAGGGTAAATCAAAGTCATTCCTAGTGATTTTGATCCAGGGTAAATCAGGGACTTCAAATAGCTCATCATCAGACACTTGTGTCCTAAGAACTGAAGCAGCTGAAATCGTCAAGACCAACGAAAATGCATTCAAACCAAAATAAACAAGTCTTGGGATACCAAATTTGTTAGCTGAATCTAAAGTCCACCCGAGAAAGCCATCAGTGATCATGAAAGTAACTGAAGGAAGAGACTCCAAGGCCTTTTCGAAATGGGGTTTCATCAATTTAGTGGCGTTGACAAAAGTAGGAAAAAGGGACATGGATGGTAGTTTATCAGTGCTTTCCACGCCTGGTGGAAGCCCTTGTATGTTTTGAGGAAAAGGGATTTCGATGATACTGATGTCGGTGCCGGAAAGGGAATCGGAGAAGAACGGACGATTAGCAGGAGTGGTGAAGATGGTGATGGAGATATTGCGGCGGAGAAGAAAACGAGCAAGATCAAAGATAGGAATTGTGTGGCCTTTGGACATGAAAGGGAACACAACAACATGGATAGTACAAGCCATTTCTCAGCACTCTGTTCCTCGGCTTTGAGAATTTTGGGATGGCTCTGTATTAATAGAttcaataagtaaataaaaacatttatatgTTATCTAGCTAAATATTACGAAGATAGGATGAGATACGAAATGTGGGTTCGTGGGATTGAGCAGGACGTGATAAGACAATAAATTTGACACTATTTAAAAATCACCAAAtttagaaagaaataaaaattttaagatttattatcaaaatttttaCATGACTTGGTGATTATAagtaaagaatgaaataaaaatttaaagtaaaattatttctaataaataagGTAATAAGCTGTATAAcgtaaaaaaaaggaaatgtatgttattttttatcatataagtGGAAACATAAAAATCTACATACTCTGTCTCTAATGGTCTCATCTTATATAATGttaattaaagaaatttttttttgaagtatatTATCTGA harbors:
- the LOC101259704 gene encoding UDP-glycosyltransferase 90A1 — translated: MACTIHVVVFPFMSKGHTIPIFDLARFLLRRNISITIFTTPANRPFFSDSLSGTDISIIEIPFPQNIQGLPPGVESTDKLPSMSLFPTFVNATKLMKPHFEKALESLPSVTFMITDGFLGWTLDSANKFGIPRLVYFGLNAFSLVLTISAASVLRTQVSDDELFEVPDLPWIKITRNDFDLPFRDREPKGPLFDLVKEQSMATSKSYGLLVNSFYELESVYVECCNRISSPKSWCIGPLCAFHEPARVSEKPSYIKWLDRMLEQGKQVLYVAFGTQAELSPEQFKEIKIGLEKSEVNFLWVVRRSVDDVEDGFENRVKNRGLVVTEWVNQREILSHGSVQGFLSHCGWNSVIESICAKVPILAWPMMADQHLNARMVVEVIKIGVRAETCDGSVRGFVKWEGLEKSAKELMEGDEGKEARKKVMEIGEAAINAVKEGGSSWQTLNELILELTESKSV